TTCACCCACACCTTCCCGACCGGCCTCAGCGCCGTAGTCGGGCCTTCGGGCAGCGGCAAAAGCACCCTGCTCAACCTGCTCGCGGGCTTCGACGCGCCCACGCAGGGCCGGGTGTGGGTGGGCGGCACGGACCTGCACGCCCTGTCGGAAGCGGGCCGCGCAGATTTCCGGCTCGCGCACTACGGCTTCGTGTTCCAGAGCCACAACCTCGTGAGCATCCTCTCAGCGCAGGAAAATGTCGAGTTCCCGCTCACGCTCGCCGGAATGCCGCCGCGCGAACGCCGGGAGCGGGCGCGGGCGCTGCTCGATCAGGTGGGCCTCGGAAGGCGCGGCCACCACCTTCCCGCCCAGCTCTCGGGCGGTGAAGCGCAGCGGGTGGCGATTGCCCGCGCGCTGGCCTGTGACCCGGCGATCGTGCTTGCTGACGAGCCCACCGGTAACCTCGACTCGCGCACCGGGGAACAGGTCCTTGACCTCCTCACCGCCCCCGCCCGCGCCGGACGCACGGTTATCCTGATCACCCACGACCGCGAGGTGGCGGCCCTCGCCGACCATCACCTCGCGGTGCGCGACGGAGTGGTCACGGTGCAGGGGGGGGTGGCGCGCGCGCCTGTTTCCTCGCCGGCCTCCCCCTGAGCCGGCCTTGCTCTGGGCTGCCTTTCCCCGGGCGGGCCACGTTGCTGATGGCCCGCCGCCTTGCCCCACCCCATTCAGCCGGGTGGCCCCCGCCACTTGACGGATAGCCGCAGGCCGCGCTGCCCGGTAGGCTAGGGGGCATGAAACCCTTCGCCCCTGGACAGCGCTGGACCTACCGCACCCGGCCCGGAGAGGACACCTCGACGCTGCTCGTGCTCGGCTGCGACCTGCGCCGCGCCCCGGAGGGCGAAAGCGGCGCAGACGGCAGCCGCGTGGTGAGTGTTCGCCTCGACAGGTTGCGGATGATCGGCCCGGAGGGTGCAGGCAGCTGGATCAGCGAGCTCGCCCACACCCCCGTCGCCGAGGCGAATGTGCGCGACAGCGTGCTCGACCTGCTCGAAGAGGGCGTGCCTCTGCCCGCCGACCTCAGCGGCTACCACGGCTGGCAACTCGACTACGAGAAGGGGGAGGCGGGCTTTTTCACCGTCCCGATCGCCGAGATCCTCGACCTGCTCGAAGGGTTGATGGGCCCGCCGCCCGGCCCGGCGCACCCGGTCTTCCAGAAGAGCAACGGGCGGGCGCGGCTCCTCGGCCCCTGGGAGGACGAGGGCGAGCGCTCCGCTCCGCTGGGCCGGGGTCAGGCCTGAGCCGGCCTAGCCGATCACCTTTTTCACCGTCGCCGCGAGCGCTGGGGGATACAGCACGGCGAATTGCCCGCGCTGGTCGGCCCAGACGCGGTTGAAGTCGGTGTAGCTCAGCGCGACGTAGCCGAGCAGCGGGTCCATCACGTACACCTGCCGATCCTCGTCGTGGTACCCGACAATCACCCGCCAGTGGGGAATCACCTTGCCGGGTTCGGGAATGTGCGACTGCAACGCGATCAGGGGCAGCCCACGCCCGATGGCCGCCCGGACGGTGGCGAGCGAGCCCCCCGCATAGAGCCGCGCTTCCATGCCCACGAGCGGTGCGAAGTCCACGATGGCCTGCGCGGTCATGTACGCCCGGTCATTCGGGCGCGTCAGGC
The DNA window shown above is from Deinococcus reticulitermitis and carries:
- a CDS encoding ABC transporter ATP-binding protein, translating into MSPDLTLRTEGLARTYPSGEGEVVALSPFTHTFPTGLSAVVGPSGSGKSTLLNLLAGFDAPTQGRVWVGGTDLHALSEAGRADFRLAHYGFVFQSHNLVSILSAQENVEFPLTLAGMPPRERRERARALLDQVGLGRRGHHLPAQLSGGEAQRVAIARALACDPAIVLADEPTGNLDSRTGEQVLDLLTAPARAGRTVILITHDREVAALADHHLAVRDGVVTVQGGVARAPVSSPASP
- a CDS encoding C39 family peptidase codes for the protein MRARLFSLLTALLLLAGFGQAAPAGYVLSGMPLVRQTYNACGPASIAQVLGYFGLEVSQGEISRLTRPNDRAYMTAQAIVDFAPLVGMEARLYAGGSLATVRAAIGRGLPLIALQSHIPEPGKVIPHWRVIVGYHDEDRQVYVMDPLLGYVALSYTDFNRVWADQRGQFAVLYPPALAATVKKVIG